In the Fibrobacter succinogenes genome, one interval contains:
- a CDS encoding neuraminidase-like domain-containing protein, which produces MIYPVPYTWFISGKITYLNGKPFTTGIIKAFNVCNGTLIRLGESGISNDGSYKITYSSANFQNGNPSIHHPNVKMQVIDYQGNVIWESKKIMAFESEQTFSFIIDKEQDDDSGQQGLDNPDGDNPPPPEMWIVKGTVKYDTGLSLESGVVKAFDYKDYQNYYLNSAILKADGSFEIFYTKDSFQRGDLSRKTPNLVLCIYDLKGNLLLNFNVNNPPAMEECVSIVIPHEVPETNDNYAVYGRVVNKSGRPLKNVFVKAFCLDFLDEKNVHAFKYYSLNLKPEVTDENGYYKIKYSPSCLPRDIQEPSPLNPKDKVSLFAEFYLKENKNSEDSEENENIQIPSDHSPEWNFSNLVLDASRCQEINFTIDFLSSSTSSKFDNLESALKFYLSAVKNEPLYDKNKNPVGLWEDKIRFFIDSSFKNVLPGFRENLNQEDVVSYFKAYELVYHIQRLHPDWVPLDKLFFYASCFFALGKKGIDSIAKIQSAQKHVIQDCLLEAVTRSQISSRTNISEFVTFWENLQGKTELLNEEKVNLDTFDILSLSKDTKTLPGQGLYKGKSVGDEREVKNLLEQFYDSEADVESFLEDIKPSEANSSLNEKEYSRLKLVFDLKNFFEDFSDGIQQTYLTIIDVVNKRKDNQNQSDDQEPEEPSLKVLLDFTEEQWDNLVGYISLSYQEKSGESKLALPVTFPGTTAAEQKSLYKIKLQKLITSWFPQDALLLKFAKYDVPKNPQECDLVLLKCEKIAELLQSAGWKDFLFDKLTLDEFLEEKKLNLNEQDKGFVKDAFVSKEDIKTIQRLYRLTTDYDSIVHLLRKGFTSAYQIAQNSEEEFVAEHHVGLGTMENAKQIYCLASQYTSEVSLQMAKYYGSLTEQGDSIPSVSRGFLESQSNNSNRNVKSNVAPSRIEQPIIANWKNLFGVLNRNAALKGQSVLSPSAYLMDLLDFLKGDGFKILKERRPDILNLELTKENAETSLPTIDIVVELLEFLAAGKPLEELNYNTDSKKGDAELRAEPTFAGKLDSAYAKLMDAVYPMDVSRNFHAEKMTALLKNVSLSVNDLIQAQKNPDKKYHYTTLRLSPTLIKTLQLPETEEKSDIEVWELWGLDKTNKEVLCPDKATVVSGSWDEVLSNVSIFLSRSGLTMKEFQEILSFAPFEGCRATLSRVSNTFQLGDINAFRITYMSEESFELFARKISRFVRLRRLLGWNIEDVAFVFDLSLENIDRVAHLKTLTSASVREIMAWAYDMSIDHFSSVFPNIPEMTGIEDADSLKCKLLEIASVSLGISQADLSYALEFEKEAFSSDLNEDSFKNNLKMLYRISTFAKRLGISVQKFELLRFLLNEKTAAKWKLEDCLKCFLVVKEVLDSPLDVDSLIYLAMPLSPSTKNKAKSLVNALDDSLSKLWESTRADKLEEIARDYPDIDATEDSTVIFYEFVRKEIMSFVKSCIWCSDPTGVYALLEKIHDANQVESVENDDLETVKTWLLSVLGDSYASEIDGLFTDISFDDHLWAKNVLCILAYVTAAKNEILEKLTSEFGLERKICEKILCIYTESDEHVIEQTSSATFFVDWLAIPFDKKSEDAIEAYALLSKLALIYSYTKMLDFTDIFGHESIYWSNRSFPLNALGFVGEEWDWNNYPVKENLFVGVKHLSRTLRKLNCCFNVSKCFGSTWVYDKLSSEFLMEKWNINNRQLREIVGENIPTLDKPKKWRQLCNYWKVYKKAPIDMETLQILIADDSLKSSCIEEYRVAVEKLNESLKNKQSPHDWQSFITPVSDALRKSRRDALVSYICFNSQKKNNAQKFFDANDIYSYYLIDVEMEPDMSVSRTRQALNSIQQFVSRVELGLEGSFILNEDQRRNWEWMRNYRVWEANRKVFLYAENWIESDLRDDKSPFFKELEDEIRQVGDDPKAMHTALGNYLEKIYETSGVEILGACKEDGGGDGILYTLHVIGRTRGEPHHYFIRKYRAKALYSGEWEPWESLNLDINAEVVVPVLMNQRLYIMWPTFIISKKENGTESSGSMDVISHVEIRMNWSYYTGNKWSSIKTTKNALFDLYEKERDIFLEDGEKIDYRYHFQAESGSSEYVQVNVFRSYYKDLSKEIKTSFEVVDGTILEKKKVEVIRDYNQQYIQETGSIQIWIDGRDDAYLASTVTPRDVKEFPPNKCYLERNCWVETDQHICGYDGLSFSDGKQILQNTPGSFRVLPINFAFYSGDDLPFFYMDSQHSFLVHKVPGVNSTEYQFDLISHPLVAEFYKRYRDGGNEQLFKRETQALPVSDSYYYSYSYYNYYFSVYLGYYIAGDWEAWDLGQSLFSLNYKPSAKLIARPYPMPMIDFSFGTSNAIYNWELFFHVPMLLAEKMFQEQNYEEALKWYRMVFDPRLDLSDYEITRRWSRSLPKGSRFWRFLPFFANRNADDSILETISKPTKYDLLPNVITLQSLVDKWKRDPFNPHLIARYRMAAYQKYVVMKYLDNLIAWADELFTQDTMESVNEAIQLYILAAEVLGPRNIEASDCYEVKKMSVTDFLKKKEGAIANVYVDIEDSLVTTRVEERKTKQGSLSEKNKTLTNIFSSVFYFSIPRNDKLLAYWDTVADRLYKIRNSLNIDGVKRTLALYEPPIDPALLVKAKAAGVSIADALSESSAPLPLYRFQVMLQKAIDVTHELQSLSGAFLSALEKNDSEALSLMRTSHEQEILTLSRTIKDFQVKDLNAQLESLVINRDATDIRYNFYKNIKDISDKENEALVLQNKAIQSDNVALNYSISASVMAAVPDLFIGGIINAFGGPEVSSNTSGGEKLSSALSHIASSKQIAAGIIRNQANQIQTMAGYERRFEEWKLQEKLAEKELANLDKQIIAMKIRIDMAEKEISNLERQIEQMDEVYEFMTERFTNQDLYSWMVTQLGQLHSSFFKMALKLAKRAEMCYRFELGLKDSDTDFIKSDYWDGLRKGLLAGDRLLFALRTMESSYLEKNKRELEINRAVPLSLIDAEALIKLQTEGSCDFDLPEALFDLDFPGQTFRRIRGVQMEIHCNASAGMGVNAKLSMTSNRIRIKPIAESYDDANDYLLSRIGITTIATSQAEAYAGVFNFDFRDERYLPFEGAGVGSSWRLELPADYHQFDYESISDVILRVSYTARNGAVPKDKLKDFIAKDWGVKSSAIRLSVIDSGALERLRNGEEISINFVKEHFPAIARNGGVLKGLSVYGRFKNGSDAKMTFSSNDVTIDNVEIDASQKSVTLWKDASCRIDAGYSISIKPDDNSTQTGIDNLIFVHEYTLGNIN; this is translated from the coding sequence ATGATATACCCAGTTCCTTACACATGGTTTATTTCTGGCAAAATTACTTATCTTAATGGAAAGCCCTTTACAACTGGAATAATAAAGGCTTTTAACGTTTGTAATGGAACGTTGATTCGCCTTGGCGAATCTGGTATCAGCAATGATGGCTCGTATAAAATTACTTATTCTAGTGCTAATTTCCAGAACGGTAATCCTTCTATTCATCACCCTAATGTGAAAATGCAGGTGATTGATTATCAAGGAAATGTGATTTGGGAATCGAAAAAGATTATGGCGTTCGAAAGTGAACAGACGTTTTCTTTTATAATTGACAAAGAACAAGATGATGATTCTGGACAACAAGGGTTGGATAATCCAGATGGAGATAATCCTCCTCCTCCAGAAATGTGGATTGTTAAGGGAACTGTAAAATACGATACAGGACTTTCTTTAGAATCTGGCGTTGTAAAGGCTTTTGATTATAAGGACTATCAAAATTACTACTTAAACAGTGCGATTCTTAAAGCTGATGGATCTTTTGAAATTTTCTATACAAAAGATTCTTTTCAAAGAGGTGATTTAAGTCGAAAAACTCCGAATTTGGTTCTTTGTATATATGATTTAAAGGGAAATTTACTGCTGAATTTCAATGTGAATAATCCTCCTGCGATGGAGGAATGTGTTTCCATTGTAATACCTCATGAAGTTCCTGAGACAAATGATAATTATGCTGTTTATGGACGGGTCGTGAATAAATCTGGCCGACCTTTGAAAAATGTCTTTGTGAAAGCTTTTTGCTTAGATTTTTTGGATGAAAAAAATGTTCATGCTTTTAAATATTATTCCTTGAATTTAAAGCCTGAAGTAACGGATGAAAATGGTTATTATAAAATTAAGTATTCTCCGTCATGTTTGCCCCGTGATATACAAGAGCCAAGTCCTCTAAATCCAAAGGATAAAGTATCTCTTTTTGCTGAATTTTATTTGAAGGAAAATAAAAACTCTGAAGATTCGGAAGAAAATGAAAATATTCAAATTCCAAGTGACCATTCTCCAGAATGGAATTTCTCAAATTTGGTTCTTGATGCTTCTCGTTGTCAAGAAATTAACTTTACAATAGATTTTTTATCGTCTTCAACATCTTCTAAGTTTGATAACTTAGAGAGTGCTTTAAAATTTTATCTTTCGGCTGTAAAAAATGAGCCTCTTTATGATAAAAATAAGAATCCAGTTGGTTTATGGGAAGATAAAATACGGTTTTTCATTGATTCTTCGTTTAAAAATGTTCTTCCTGGTTTTAGAGAAAACCTAAATCAGGAGGATGTTGTTTCGTACTTTAAAGCTTATGAACTTGTTTATCATATTCAGCGCTTGCATCCCGACTGGGTGCCTTTAGATAAGTTGTTTTTCTATGCGTCTTGTTTCTTTGCTTTAGGTAAAAAAGGTATAGATAGCATTGCAAAAATTCAATCTGCCCAAAAACATGTAATTCAAGATTGTTTATTAGAAGCGGTAACGCGGTCTCAAATTTCATCTAGAACAAATATTTCTGAATTTGTCACTTTTTGGGAAAATCTTCAGGGAAAAACGGAACTTTTAAACGAAGAAAAAGTCAATTTAGATACGTTCGATATTTTGTCTCTATCGAAAGATACAAAGACACTGCCTGGGCAAGGGTTGTATAAAGGTAAGTCGGTTGGTGATGAACGTGAAGTTAAAAACCTGCTAGAGCAATTTTACGATTCAGAAGCTGATGTTGAGTCCTTTTTAGAAGATATAAAGCCTTCTGAAGCGAATTCATCTTTGAATGAAAAGGAGTATTCTCGACTAAAGCTGGTGTTTGATTTGAAAAATTTCTTCGAGGATTTTTCCGACGGAATTCAGCAAACGTATCTTACTATTATTGATGTTGTTAATAAACGCAAAGATAACCAAAATCAATCGGATGACCAAGAGCCTGAAGAACCTTCATTAAAGGTTTTGCTTGACTTTACAGAAGAACAATGGGATAATCTTGTTGGTTATATTTCTTTAAGCTATCAGGAAAAAAGTGGGGAATCGAAACTTGCTTTGCCTGTGACATTCCCGGGAACAACGGCTGCGGAACAGAAATCTTTGTATAAGATAAAATTGCAAAAATTGATTACATCGTGGTTCCCGCAAGATGCTCTTCTTTTGAAATTTGCAAAATATGATGTTCCTAAAAATCCTCAGGAATGTGATTTAGTTCTTTTAAAATGTGAAAAAATAGCAGAATTGTTGCAGAGCGCTGGCTGGAAGGATTTCTTATTTGACAAGCTCACTTTAGATGAATTTCTTGAAGAAAAAAAGTTAAATCTGAATGAGCAAGATAAAGGATTTGTGAAGGATGCTTTTGTTTCAAAAGAAGACATAAAGACAATACAGCGTTTGTATAGACTGACGACGGATTATGATTCTATTGTCCATTTGCTCAGAAAAGGCTTTACATCGGCATATCAAATTGCTCAGAATTCAGAAGAAGAATTTGTTGCAGAACATCATGTTGGACTAGGAACAATGGAAAATGCGAAGCAGATATATTGTTTGGCTTCGCAGTACACGTCCGAAGTTTCTTTACAAATGGCGAAATATTATGGTTCCCTTACAGAACAAGGCGATTCTATACCTTCTGTTTCGAGAGGCTTTTTGGAATCGCAATCTAATAATTCGAATAGAAATGTAAAGAGCAATGTGGCTCCGTCTAGAATTGAACAGCCTATTATCGCAAATTGGAAAAACTTATTTGGTGTATTAAACCGAAATGCTGCTTTGAAAGGACAATCTGTTTTAAGCCCGTCGGCTTATCTTATGGATCTGTTGGATTTTTTGAAAGGTGACGGATTTAAGATTTTAAAAGAACGTCGTCCTGATATTTTGAATCTTGAATTGACTAAGGAAAATGCCGAAACTTCATTGCCAACGATTGATATTGTTGTGGAATTGCTTGAATTTTTGGCTGCAGGAAAACCGTTAGAGGAACTTAATTATAATACAGATTCTAAAAAAGGCGATGCAGAATTACGCGCTGAACCTACATTTGCCGGTAAGTTAGATAGTGCTTATGCGAAGTTGATGGATGCAGTTTATCCTATGGATGTGTCGAGAAACTTCCATGCAGAAAAGATGACTGCTTTGTTGAAAAATGTTTCTCTTTCTGTGAATGATTTAATCCAGGCTCAAAAGAATCCTGACAAAAAGTATCACTATACCACGTTAAGATTGTCTCCGACATTAATCAAAACTCTGCAATTGCCGGAAACAGAAGAAAAATCGGATATAGAAGTTTGGGAATTGTGGGGGCTTGACAAAACTAATAAAGAAGTACTTTGCCCTGACAAGGCAACTGTTGTTTCTGGCTCATGGGATGAAGTTCTTTCAAATGTGTCTATTTTCTTGAGCCGTTCTGGCTTGACCATGAAAGAATTTCAAGAAATATTGTCATTTGCTCCGTTTGAAGGTTGTAGAGCGACGCTTTCTCGTGTAAGCAATACATTCCAGCTGGGTGATATAAACGCATTCCGCATAACATATATGTCGGAAGAATCGTTTGAATTGTTTGCTCGTAAAATTTCTCGATTTGTGCGTTTAAGACGCTTGTTGGGATGGAATATTGAGGATGTTGCGTTTGTTTTCGATTTAAGCTTGGAAAATATTGATCGTGTTGCTCACTTGAAAACTCTTACCTCTGCTTCTGTTCGGGAAATAATGGCTTGGGCGTATGATATGTCTATAGACCATTTCTCTAGCGTATTCCCCAACATCCCTGAGATGACCGGAATAGAGGATGCTGATAGTTTAAAGTGTAAACTTCTTGAAATAGCCTCTGTTTCTTTGGGCATAAGCCAAGCAGATTTATCATATGCTTTAGAATTTGAAAAGGAAGCTTTCTCTAGCGATTTAAATGAAGACTCTTTCAAGAATAATTTAAAGATGCTGTATCGAATTTCCACATTTGCGAAGCGGCTTGGAATTTCTGTGCAGAAATTTGAATTGTTAAGATTCCTTTTGAATGAGAAAACTGCTGCAAAATGGAAATTGGAGGATTGTTTAAAGTGTTTCTTGGTGGTTAAAGAAGTTCTGGATTCTCCTTTGGATGTCGATAGCCTTATTTATTTGGCAATGCCACTTTCTCCTTCTACAAAGAACAAGGCAAAATCGCTTGTAAATGCTTTGGACGATTCCTTGTCAAAACTTTGGGAATCTACTAGAGCTGATAAGTTAGAGGAAATAGCACGTGATTATCCTGATATAGATGCAACGGAAGATTCAACGGTAATATTCTATGAATTTGTTAGAAAAGAAATAATGTCCTTTGTCAAATCTTGCATATGGTGCTCTGATCCTACAGGTGTCTATGCTCTGTTAGAGAAGATTCATGATGCAAATCAAGTGGAATCGGTTGAAAATGATGACCTTGAAACGGTAAAGACGTGGTTGCTTAGCGTTTTGGGTGACAGTTATGCTTCTGAAATTGATGGTTTGTTTACGGATATAAGTTTTGATGACCATCTATGGGCTAAAAATGTTCTCTGTATTTTGGCTTATGTAACTGCTGCCAAAAATGAAATTTTGGAAAAATTGACATCGGAATTTGGTCTTGAACGTAAAATCTGTGAAAAAATCCTGTGTATTTACACAGAATCTGACGAACATGTAATTGAGCAGACTTCTTCAGCAACATTTTTTGTTGATTGGCTTGCTATTCCGTTTGACAAAAAATCGGAGGACGCAATTGAAGCATATGCGTTGTTATCTAAATTGGCGTTAATCTATAGCTATACGAAGATGCTTGATTTTACGGACATCTTTGGCCATGAATCTATTTATTGGTCTAATAGGTCATTCCCTCTGAATGCTCTTGGGTTTGTTGGAGAAGAATGGGATTGGAATAATTATCCTGTTAAGGAAAATTTGTTTGTTGGTGTAAAACATTTGTCCAGAACTCTCCGCAAATTGAACTGCTGTTTTAATGTTTCCAAGTGTTTTGGTTCGACATGGGTTTATGACAAACTTTCTTCTGAATTTCTTATGGAAAAATGGAATATAAACAATCGTCAATTGAGAGAGATTGTTGGTGAAAATATTCCGACATTGGATAAACCCAAAAAATGGAGACAGCTTTGCAATTATTGGAAGGTTTATAAGAAAGCTCCCATTGATATGGAAACTTTACAAATTTTGATTGCAGATGATTCGCTCAAATCTAGCTGTATTGAAGAATATCGAGTTGCTGTTGAAAAATTGAATGAATCGTTGAAAAATAAACAATCACCGCATGATTGGCAATCGTTCATTACTCCGGTAAGCGATGCCTTGCGCAAATCAAGAAGGGATGCTCTTGTAAGTTATATTTGCTTTAATTCGCAGAAAAAAAATAATGCTCAAAAGTTTTTCGATGCTAATGATATCTATTCGTACTACTTAATAGATGTTGAAATGGAACCTGACATGAGCGTCTCAAGGACGCGACAGGCTCTGAATTCTATTCAGCAGTTTGTTAGTCGAGTTGAATTGGGCTTAGAGGGCTCTTTCATTCTGAATGAAGATCAACGTAGAAATTGGGAGTGGATGCGGAATTATCGCGTATGGGAGGCCAATCGTAAGGTGTTCTTATATGCGGAAAATTGGATTGAATCCGATTTAAGAGATGACAAAAGTCCGTTCTTCAAGGAACTTGAAGATGAAATTCGCCAAGTAGGTGATGATCCTAAAGCGATGCACACTGCTTTAGGGAATTATCTTGAGAAAATATATGAAACGTCTGGCGTTGAAATTCTTGGAGCCTGCAAAGAGGATGGTGGTGGTGATGGTATCCTATATACGCTTCACGTAATTGGTAGAACAAGAGGCGAACCGCACCATTATTTCATTCGTAAATATAGGGCAAAGGCTCTATATTCTGGAGAATGGGAACCATGGGAAAGTTTGAATTTGGATATTAATGCCGAAGTTGTTGTTCCTGTTTTGATGAATCAAAGGCTCTATATTATGTGGCCTACGTTCATTATTAGTAAAAAAGAGAATGGAACTGAATCTTCAGGTTCTATGGATGTAATAAGCCATGTTGAAATTCGTATGAACTGGTCTTATTATACTGGTAATAAGTGGAGCTCTATAAAAACGACTAAGAATGCTCTTTTTGACTTGTATGAAAAAGAACGGGATATTTTCTTAGAGGATGGCGAAAAAATAGATTATCGCTACCATTTCCAGGCAGAATCTGGTTCTTCTGAATATGTGCAAGTTAATGTTTTCCGGTCTTATTATAAAGATTTATCGAAAGAAATTAAAACGTCTTTCGAAGTGGTTGATGGCACAATATTGGAGAAAAAGAAAGTCGAAGTTATTCGTGACTATAATCAGCAATATATTCAGGAAACCGGATCTATTCAAATATGGATTGATGGAAGGGATGACGCATATCTTGCTTCGACTGTTACTCCAAGGGATGTTAAAGAATTTCCACCGAATAAATGCTATTTGGAAAGAAACTGTTGGGTAGAAACAGATCAACATATTTGTGGGTATGATGGACTTTCGTTCTCTGATGGAAAACAAATCTTACAAAATACGCCCGGATCTTTCCGTGTATTGCCGATAAATTTTGCGTTCTATTCGGGTGATGATTTGCCGTTCTTCTATATGGATAGCCAGCATTCCTTCCTTGTCCATAAAGTTCCCGGTGTAAATTCGACTGAGTATCAGTTTGATTTGATTTCTCATCCTCTCGTTGCTGAATTTTATAAGAGATACCGTGATGGTGGAAATGAACAGCTTTTTAAGAGAGAAACTCAAGCGTTGCCTGTTTCGGATAGCTATTACTATTCGTATTCTTATTACAACTATTACTTTAGTGTTTATTTAGGTTATTACATTGCTGGTGACTGGGAAGCTTGGGATTTAGGACAGTCTTTATTCTCTCTCAACTACAAACCTTCTGCGAAGCTGATTGCGCGTCCGTATCCAATGCCGATGATTGATTTCTCGTTTGGAACATCCAACGCCATTTATAACTGGGAACTTTTTTTCCATGTTCCTATGCTTCTTGCTGAGAAAATGTTCCAAGAACAAAATTACGAAGAGGCTCTAAAGTGGTATAGGATGGTTTTTGATCCTAGACTAGATTTGAGTGATTATGAAATTACAAGACGTTGGTCAAGAAGTTTGCCTAAGGGATCTAGGTTCTGGAGATTCCTTCCGTTCTTTGCGAACCGGAATGCAGATGACTCTATTTTGGAAACTATCAGTAAACCCACTAAATACGATTTGCTTCCGAATGTAATTACTCTTCAAAGCCTTGTCGATAAGTGGAAACGGGATCCTTTCAATCCACATCTGATTGCTCGTTATCGTATGGCTGCATATCAAAAGTATGTTGTCATGAAGTACTTGGATAACTTGATTGCATGGGCTGACGAATTGTTTACGCAGGATACGATGGAAAGTGTCAACGAGGCTATTCAGTTGTATATCCTTGCTGCGGAAGTTCTTGGCCCTCGAAATATCGAGGCCTCGGATTGCTATGAAGTCAAAAAAATGAGTGTAACAGACTTTCTTAAAAAGAAGGAAGGAGCTATTGCAAATGTTTACGTGGATATTGAGGATTCTCTGGTAACAACTAGAGTTGAAGAACGTAAAACAAAACAAGGCTCGCTCAGTGAAAAAAACAAAACATTGACGAACATTTTCTCGTCAGTATTCTATTTCAGTATTCCGAGAAACGATAAACTTCTTGCATATTGGGATACTGTCGCTGATAGGCTTTATAAAATACGCAATAGCTTGAATATCGATGGCGTAAAGAGAACTTTGGCGCTTTATGAACCGCCTATTGATCCCGCTTTGCTTGTAAAGGCAAAGGCCGCCGGCGTGTCGATTGCTGATGCTTTATCCGAAAGTTCTGCTCCACTTCCTTTGTATAGATTCCAAGTGATGCTCCAGAAGGCTATTGATGTGACCCATGAATTGCAGTCGCTTTCGGGTGCGTTCTTGTCGGCGTTGGAGAAAAATGATTCAGAGGCTCTTTCCTTGATGCGGACTAGCCATGAGCAGGAAATTCTTACCTTGTCTAGAACAATTAAGGATTTTCAGGTCAAGGATCTTAATGCTCAGTTGGAGTCTTTGGTAATAAATAGGGATGCAACTGACATACGATATAATTTTTACAAGAATATCAAGGATATTTCTGACAAAGAAAATGAAGCCTTGGTATTGCAAAATAAAGCAATTCAATCTGATAATGTTGCTTTGAATTACAGTATTTCCGCTTCTGTGATGGCGGCGGTTCCTGATTTGTTTATTGGTGGAATAATAAATGCGTTTGGCGGACCTGAAGTTTCTTCGAATACTTCGGGTGGGGAAAAATTATCTTCAGCTTTGAGCCATATTGCATCCTCAAAACAGATTGCTGCAGGAATTATTCGAAATCAGGCAAATCAGATTCAAACCATGGCTGGTTATGAACGTCGATTCGAAGAATGGAAACTACAGGAAAAACTTGCTGAAAAGGAACTGGCTAATCTTGACAAGCAGATAATTGCCATGAAAATTAGGATTGACATGGCGGAAAAAGAAATTTCGAATTTAGAACGTCAGATTGAGCAAATGGATGAAGTCTATGAGTTCATGACAGAACGATTTACCAATCAGGATCTCTATTCGTGGATGGTGACTCAGCTTGGTCAACTTCATTCGTCCTTCTTTAAAATGGCTCTAAAACTTGCAAAACGTGCCGAAATGTGTTATCGGTTTGAGTTGGGCTTAAAGGATTCCGATACTGATTTTATCAAGAGTGATTATTGGGATGGACTTCGCAAGGGCCTTCTAGCAGGGGACCGCCTATTATTTGCACTCAGAACTATGGAGTCCTCGTATTTGGAGAAAAATAAGCGAGAATTGGAAATTAATCGAGCTGTGCCGCTTTCCCTTATCGATGCTGAAGCTTTGATAAAACTTCAAACAGAGGGGTCGTGTGATTTTGATTTGCCGGAAGCGCTTTTTGACTTGGATTTCCCAGGACAGACATTCCGTCGTATTCGTGGAGTACAAATGGAAATCCATTGCAATGCTTCCGCTGGGATGGGTGTCAATGCTAAGTTAAGCATGACGAGTAATAGAATACGCATAAAGCCTATTGCTGAAAGCTATGATGACGCCAACGATTATTTGCTTAGTCGTATAGGAATTACGACTATTGCGACAAGTCAGGCGGAAGCTTATGCAGGTGTGTTTAATTTTGATTTCCGCGATGAACGATATCTCCCGTTTGAAGGTGCTGGAGTTGGATCTTCGTGGAGACTGGAATTACCGGCAGATTACCATCAGTTTGATTACGAATCGATTTCGGATGTCATTTTACGTGTGAGCTATACGGCAAGAAATGGTGCTGTACCAAAAGATAAATTGAAAGATTTCATTGCAAAAGATTGGGGCGTGAAATCTTCGGCTATACGTCTCAGTGTGATTGATTCTGGGGCGTTAGAACGGTTGCGCAACGGGGAAGAGATTTCTATAAATTTTGTAAAGGAACATTTCCCGGCCATTGCAAGGAATGGTGGTGTTCTTAAGGGATTGTCTGTTTATGGTCGATTCAAGAATGGTTCTGATGCAAAGATGACCTTCTCCTCAAATGATGTTACTATTGACAACGTTGAGATTGACGCTTCACAAAAGTCCGTTACTTTGTGGAAAGATGCTTCTTGTCGTATCGATGCTGGATATAGTATTTCCATCAAACCAGATGATAATTCTACACAAACTGGTATTGACAACTTGATTTTTGTTCATGAATACACGCTTGGGAATATAAATTAA
- a CDS encoding glycosyltransferase: MEKKILFWPDVYKEQGHWLPTFVWAKELINRGYQVSYMGIQDCKSLVESFNKDIQYHEIFEKLYPLGYTDQSHTTPEGRWKPEHVLRILDGELNHIFTGVDRPDVLVSGYFTSLESLIIHRKYNVKVIISTTYLRHPENDPAMRAVQNLTAYPDAVKKRILTFKQKEYSWPPHILRRELSIDEFVKPLTSFKELIPCPREFDYQHYEHGDLVHYVEPCITPCLKDRTNDASLGDKAEDVKGYWDSFVDEHTKIIFATAGSQILDYGKKAEHMFDELIKMMDAPQMKDCHLLLSVGEKLLRTRDWSKINNKNVTVKGWVPQRKILSSGNVHCAFIHGGLATIKECIYYGVPFVIAPMGKDQLDNALRLRENGIDNMLDVETSITDCYLYYMNKVTTDFRIKKNMGRLYNIFQDSENKLEGVSIIESEADSSN, encoded by the coding sequence ATGGAAAAGAAAATTCTTTTTTGGCCGGATGTATATAAAGAACAAGGGCACTGGCTTCCGACTTTTGTCTGGGCTAAGGAACTTATTAATAGAGGGTATCAAGTCTCTTACATGGGAATTCAGGATTGTAAATCTCTTGTTGAATCGTTTAATAAAGATATACAATACCATGAAATTTTTGAGAAGTTATACCCTTTGGGATATACGGACCAAAGCCACACAACTCCTGAAGGTCGTTGGAAACCTGAACATGTATTAAGAATATTAGATGGTGAATTGAATCATATTTTTACAGGAGTAGATAGGCCTGACGTGTTGGTTTCTGGATATTTTACATCATTGGAAAGTTTGATTATTCATCGTAAATATAATGTTAAGGTTATTATTTCTACGACATATTTAAGACATCCGGAAAATGATCCTGCGATGCGAGCCGTCCAAAATTTGACTGCTTATCCAGATGCTGTAAAAAAAAGGATTCTTACATTTAAACAAAAGGAATATTCTTGGCCGCCCCATATTTTAAGAAGGGAGCTTTCTATTGATGAATTTGTAAAGCCGTTAACAAGTTTTAAAGAATTGATTCCGTGCCCTAGAGAATTTGACTATCAACATTATGAGCATGGCGATTTAGTTCACTATGTAGAACCGTGTATAACGCCTTGCCTAAAAGATAGGACCAATGATGCCTCTTTAGGCGATAAAGCTGAAGACGTTAAAGGTTATTGGGACTCTTTTGTAGATGAACATACAAAAATTATTTTTGCAACGGCAGGTTCGCAGATTCTTGATTACGGCAAAAAAGCGGAACACATGTTCGATGAACTTATCAAGATGATGGATGCTCCGCAAATGAAAGATTGTCATCTACTTCTTTCTGTTGGGGAAAAATTGTTGCGTACAAGAGATTGGAGTAAAATAAATAATAAAAATGTAACTGTAAAAGGTTGGGTCCCTCAACGCAAGATTTTATCTTCAGGAAACGTTCATTGTGCCTTTATTCATGGAGGCTTGGCGACAATCAAGGAATGTATTTATTATGGTGTACCCTTTGTCATTGCGCCCATGGGAAAAGATCAATTAGATAATGCTCTTCGTTTACGTGAAAACGGTATTGACAACATGCTAGATGTTGAAACGAGTATAACGGATTGTTATTTATACTATATGAATAAGGTAACAACTGATTTTCGTATAAAGAAAAATATGGGAAGATTGTATAATATATTCCAAGATTCAGAAAATAAGCTTGAAGGTGTGAGTATAATCGAGTCTGAGGCTGATTCTTCAAATTGA